GGACACTAGACACTAAAGGAGCGCATGGTAACTCGAAAAAAAAAGGGGATCGCATGGTACCccctgagagagagagagagagagagagagagagaggagcgcATGATTCAAAGACACAATAACGCAAGCTGTGACAAAGTGTATTTGAAGAGTGAATATCTGATCAATAGGATAAAAGGGCATACATATACAAGTACGGCACAAACTCGAAAGAACTCTAGAGATGATGTTTTAGTAAGTTATTTCAATCTACTGAATTACCAACTACAGACACAAGTGCACAACAACGAATGGGACAAGCTTTACTACATACCACAACTGACACTAAAATGCAAACAATCGAATCACTACAAGCTTCCATAAATTCCATGGAGTTGTATCTTGATATCCTAGAGCTGTAAAATTATAGTGTTTCTCCCTGCTCCCGTGCCACGGAAGTTGAGAGGATGGAAAGACTGTGATTCAAGAATGTCAGTGCAGATTCACAATCTGAAATAATTTTGGTTACAGATGAAGGCTCATTAGACGCCGACAGAGACCCAGCAGCCATTGCAGTATATGAATCTCGCAGGCTCCTCAAATTCCCTAGGAACTGCAAAACCACAAATAAAGCACTCATGTCGAGGCATGCTTTGTAGGCTAGCAACGACTAGCCCAAAGCCAGATGGCTTAACACCAGATTACCTGCGCTATCTAGCCTAGTCGCAAAGAACATGAAAAAAGAGCTGAAGAAGTTTCCCATTAATCGAACAGAGAGTGCTATTGTCAAGAACTCACACTCATGTCGAGGCATGCTTTGTAGGCTAGCAACGACTAGCCCAAAGCCAGATGGCTTAACACCAGATTGCCTGCGCTATCTAGCCTAGTCGTAAAGAACATGAAAAAAGAGCTGAAGAAGTTTCCCATTAATCGAACAGAGAGTGCtattgtcaagaactcaagataGAGCATAACTATACCGTCTACATGAGATCCTACCACCTTATTTCAAGATATTTAACAGCGTAGAATACAAAGAATGCTCAGTAAATGAAGAAATGAAGAGAAGTTATAGCTATTTAAAGCTGGCAGGTTAGTTTTAATTTTCCAGCAGAAATGCAGAATGTTTAATTCCTGTTGGGCACACTGTTTTCATTCCTTCAAACAACCAGATCACGACATGTAGAGCAgcgatggagaagaaaattgaaaTGAGCAAACAAATGGCCAACAAATGAGTCAAACATTCCAATAGTACCTTTAATAGTGTGTTATATGCCTCCAACAGGCGATTAGCAGCTGGACCAAAGCCATGTAATTGTGGCACCTCCATCATGTGCGTCCAAGGATGAATCTCCTGCATTGACAATAGCACCTTTATTATCTAACAActgaaaaaacataaaaatatcaATCACTAGCAGAAAATGATATGTTAAGGATATTCCTCTGGAACATATACAGAATATATGAGGAGAAAACGTAGGAAGTGTCACACCGATGTTCACCTTAGTATATATTGTATTGAAGGATTTAACCGTTTCCAGAAACGACTGCAAATGTTCCCTCAACTTCAACTCTGTCTCAGCGTAGTCTTCATTTGGATTATAGTCATACTGAGCACCAGCAATTATATTGTTAGTGTTATAAATATCATGCTACAGATTACTACTGTGTCTACGGCATAGAAGTTTCAGATCATAGTGTAATAAGAAGTTCTATTTATCAACAAAATTAAGCTAAATGGTGGTTGGATGCTTTCAAGATGCAGATTGGGATGGAAAAGACATGAACTAAGACAAGATCAGAAGGTACTGGATGATATCCCTAACAGTTTTCTAAGGCTGGCTGAGATAAGTAGGACACAATGTTTATGAAATATAAAGCTTTGGAAGTACGAAGAGGTAAAGCTAGTGAAATATAGTTAAAATGTCTCAGGTTCTGGTCAAATAGGAACCAACCAATAGCAAGTGGCGCTGAATTCAAACTTTTATTCAACTTTATATCTTGCAGTACCTTAGATGCCAACTCCTGAACCATCTGTTGCAAATTTGACATCTTTTTGGTATATTCAGAGAGCTTCAACTCTAGTTCTGATATATCTGGCCTGCAAAATGAGAATTTAACTCAGATTTAGAAAATATCAAGGTGGTTATTGACATTTTTTTCGTCAATTGGGTGTCAGGGGTGGCAAAAAGGATCCAGATCACCGAAGCAATTCTGTGGGTGTTTGAACCACATAAACAATGCAGTTGAGAAGAATATCAAATTGGAAGTACTTACAAGGGGTAAACTGAATGTATTTGAACATCTGCAGGAAAAAGCTTGCACTCCTCTGAAAAAATTTGGGCTTGTTTCTCCGCAATTGAATCTAAGAGTTGCACATCCTTTGCCAACTGCTCATCAACACTACCAAAGTGCAATTTGTTAGCACTTAATAAATGATCTTATATTGCAATTAACATATTATTTTCTATATAGTGAAGTTCATTTTGCATCAAATGTCCCTTTTATTCTCAAAATACTGGAAAAGTTAAATGAAAAACAACTACAGAATTACCACAAGCTGACCTAAGTTTATGTATACTCTTTCCTGTATAATCAAAATCAACATTGTAGGTATATTTAATttctgataaaaaaatagtCAAGTATAAACTCAACCTCCATTCTGGATTGTCAGCATAGCAACTAGCTTCCACTAGATCCACGATGAGACGGAGCAGCTCTACCCGCTCTTCATAGCTGCCTCTACCCTGCAATCACGACAGTTATCAACCCACAAAAGATGACACACCATACATTTCAGTTCGCAATTCTCTCATGCTAGACATCTCGCGTGATAGCAGCAGCCATAATTCAGCGAACGTAACCGCATAACACCGACAGGGCCACCCATTTCTCTCACTTGAATGGCTTCGGTGTCGACCGAAGGCGTGATGCCAAGGAAATTCGCTACCTCCGCCAGGTCTGCAGAACCCCAAGCTTTCCACCGTCAGCACCACGCGTGATCCCAGGAATAGCAAACATTTTAGATGCGGGGCAAATCAGAAAACTTACGTTGGATTCTGCTGTTCTCCTCGTCGCGGTCGAGGCTATCGCCCTGCCAGTTCTGCTGCGTGAACGGCGATCTGTCGCCTAGGAGCCTCCGGAACACACATCAAGCAAGCAAAACTCTCAGTTTCGAACCCGAACTCCAAAACCGCAGGACGAATCTAGCAGATAGATGGCGACTCCCAGACAGGAGGAGGGGTGGAGAGGAAATGTGGCACGGAAGGGTGGGCGCGTACC
This genomic window from Phragmites australis chromosome 7, lpPhrAust1.1, whole genome shotgun sequence contains:
- the LOC133925116 gene encoding AUGMIN subunit 7-like; its protein translation is MASKQTEEIQRKLSVLAYPPAKAPAQSLLFAGVERYRLLEWLFFRLLGDRSPFTQQNWQGDSLDRDEENSRIQHLAEVANFLGITPSVDTEAIQGRGSYEERVELLRLIVDLVEASCYADNPEWSVDEQLAKDVQLLDSIAEKQAQIFSEECKLFPADVQIHSVYPLPDISELELKLSEYTKKMSNLQQMVQELASKYDYNPNEDYAETELKLREHLQSFLETVKSFNTIYTKEIHPWTHMMEVPQLHGFGPAANRLLEAYNTLLKFLGNLRSLRDSYTAMAAGSLSASNEPSSVTKIISDCESALTFLNHSLSILSTSVAREQGETL